From a region of the Qipengyuania spongiae genome:
- a CDS encoding SPOR domain-containing protein codes for MVSAREYHTPQGDAAAYDGDEFAFEDGDESLPWLEADDDDVPQGFDTTRLITIAVLMVVLLGAIVGAIWWLSNGPVAGGPAPDGSIVEAPEAPYKTAPEDEGGKTFAGTGDTSFAVGEGQMREGRLAELSSASDNAAPGMDTLTTPEAEETPNTASPPRSQSLPDGTAVQVGAYSSRSDAEAGWGTIIRQTDLLSGVEHRIVEGQADIGRVYRLQAVGGSRENARRLCGALSNAGIPCTVK; via the coding sequence ATGGTTTCGGCGCGGGAATATCATACGCCGCAAGGCGATGCCGCTGCCTATGACGGCGACGAGTTCGCTTTCGAGGACGGGGACGAGAGCCTGCCTTGGCTCGAGGCGGACGATGACGACGTGCCGCAGGGTTTCGACACCACGCGCCTGATCACAATCGCCGTGCTGATGGTCGTCCTGTTGGGCGCGATCGTCGGCGCGATCTGGTGGCTCTCGAACGGCCCCGTCGCCGGCGGTCCCGCGCCCGATGGTTCGATCGTGGAGGCGCCGGAAGCGCCTTACAAGACCGCGCCGGAGGACGAGGGCGGCAAGACCTTTGCCGGGACCGGCGATACCAGCTTCGCGGTCGGCGAGGGGCAGATGCGCGAGGGTCGGCTAGCCGAACTCTCGTCAGCTTCCGACAATGCTGCGCCCGGCATGGACACGCTGACCACTCCGGAAGCCGAGGAAACGCCAAACACAGCGTCGCCTCCGCGCAGCCAGTCGCTGCCGGACGGAACGGCGGTGCAGGTCGGCGCCTATTCCAGCCGCTCGGATGCCGAGGCGGGCTGGGGCACGATCATTCGCCAGACCGACCTGCTGTCTGGTGTCGAGCACCGCATCGTCGAAGGGCAGGCCGATATCGGCCGCGTCTACCGGCTCCAGGCGGTCGGCGGCAGCCGGGAGAACGCGCGGCGGCTGTGCGGTGCGTTGTCGAACGCGGGCATTCCCTGCACGGTCAAGTAG
- the rnhA gene encoding ribonuclease HI: MKRVEIFTDGACKGNPGPGGWGALLRLGRHEKELSGGDPATTNNRMEMTAAIRALEALIEPCEVDLFTDSKYLIDGITRWVEGWKKRGWVNASKKPVRNADLWHELIAQTERHRIEWHWVRGHSGHAENERVDRLASDAAEQARAA, from the coding sequence ATGAAGCGGGTCGAAATCTTTACCGACGGGGCGTGCAAGGGCAATCCCGGTCCCGGCGGCTGGGGCGCGCTGCTGCGCCTTGGCCGTCACGAGAAGGAATTGTCGGGCGGCGATCCCGCGACGACGAACAATCGCATGGAGATGACCGCGGCGATTCGGGCGCTGGAGGCGCTGATCGAGCCGTGCGAGGTCGATCTCTTCACCGACAGCAAATATCTGATCGACGGGATCACTCGCTGGGTCGAAGGCTGGAAGAAGCGCGGCTGGGTCAACGCGAGCAAGAAGCCCGTCCGCAACGCCGATCTGTGGCACGAACTGATCGCGCAGACCGAGCGGCACCGGATCGAATGGCACTGGGTCCGCGGACATTCCGGCCATGCGGAAAACGAGCGGGTTGACCGGCTGGCGAGCGATGCGGCGGAGCAGGCACGCGCCGCCTGA
- the nagZ gene encoding beta-N-acetylhexosaminidase gives MTPAIFGLSGPTLTAEERAFFADADPAGYILFARNCVDREQLRALTDDLRAIRGRDRLIVSIDQEGGRVARMKPPEWQRYPAGEVFDRLYRVAPASAIEAIRVNAEAMGRDLAECGITVDFNAPLDVRRAYTDDVIGDRALGSEPLQVAALGRGMLEGLGRAGIVGCLKHIPGHGRATADSHKEMPVVHAVAAELEADIAPFRALAHHPLGMTCHLMFPAWDAENPATQSPTIIRDVIRGAIGFDGLLLTDDIDMQALEGSVPERSERALAAGCDITLNCWGRMDDMIGIAERNPAMPEETARRLDRVHAAMGTSQEGLESAELLAKRDALLTAAGIAV, from the coding sequence ATGACACCCGCGATCTTCGGATTGAGCGGCCCGACGCTGACCGCCGAGGAGCGCGCCTTTTTCGCCGATGCCGACCCGGCAGGCTATATCCTGTTCGCCCGCAATTGCGTCGACAGGGAACAGTTGCGCGCACTCACCGACGATCTGCGAGCGATCAGGGGACGTGACCGGCTGATCGTTTCGATCGATCAGGAAGGCGGCCGTGTCGCGCGCATGAAGCCGCCCGAATGGCAGCGTTATCCCGCAGGCGAGGTGTTCGACCGCCTTTACCGCGTGGCCCCCGCCAGCGCGATTGAGGCGATCCGCGTCAATGCCGAGGCGATGGGCCGCGACCTGGCCGAATGCGGCATCACGGTCGATTTCAACGCCCCGCTCGACGTGCGCCGCGCCTATACCGACGATGTCATCGGCGACCGAGCGCTGGGCAGCGAACCGCTTCAGGTCGCGGCACTCGGCCGGGGAATGCTCGAAGGGCTGGGCCGGGCCGGTATCGTCGGCTGTCTCAAGCATATCCCCGGACATGGCCGCGCGACGGCGGACAGCCACAAGGAAATGCCGGTGGTGCACGCTGTTGCCGCCGAACTGGAAGCCGACATCGCGCCCTTCCGCGCGCTCGCCCACCATCCGCTGGGCATGACCTGCCACCTGATGTTCCCCGCGTGGGATGCCGAGAATCCTGCCACTCAGTCGCCCACTATCATTCGCGACGTGATCCGCGGGGCAATCGGCTTCGACGGGCTGCTGCTGACCGACGATATCGATATGCAGGCACTCGAAGGCAGCGTGCCCGAACGCTCCGAGCGCGCGCTTGCCGCAGGATGCGACATCACGCTCAATTGCTGGGGCCGGATGGACGACATGATCGGCATTGCCGAGCGCAATCCGGCGATGCCCGAAGAGACTGCGCGTCGTCTCGACCGGGTCCATGCTGCCATGGGGACTTCGCAGGAGGGCCTTGAGAGTGCCGAACTGCTCGCCAAGAGAGATGCCCTGCTGACCGCTGCCGGGATCGCGGTGTGA
- the argS gene encoding arginine--tRNA ligase: MTRPKTLHAAFAEKVGATLDALEMEGALPADTPRAAVSVEPPRDPSHGDLATNAAMVLAKQARTNPRALAEKIAAHLENDPDIVGVEIAGPGFINLRLSDEAWRRELLAIADLGEEYGRSAMGGGKRVNVEFVSANPTGPMHMGHCRGAVVGDALSRLLEFAGFEVIREYYVNDAGSQVDTLARSAHLRYREALSEDIGEIPEGLYPGDYLKSVGATLAAEHGDRFAAADEAEWLPLFRRQAVAAMMDMIRADLALLGIRHDVFASEAELQAAGKPTEAEEWLRAKGLVYDGTLEAPKGKAPPEDWEPVELPLFRSTEFGDDQDRPIRKSDGKWTYFGADLAYHFQKAENADALIDIWGADHAGTVKRIKAAVAALTKGAGRDVPFDVKLIQMVKLLRDGEPVKMSKRSGNFITIADMVEEVGKDVVRFTMLTRKPDAQMEFDFAKVVEASRENPVFYLQYAHARIRSTLRKAGVAPSADHLDLLGADELALVREAAQFPRVVESAAQAREPHRIAFFLGDIAAAFHSFWNAGNDDPAKRIIQSENETLTAARLFLADQIGQVIRNGLSILGVEAVEEM; this comes from the coding sequence ATGACACGACCCAAAACGCTTCACGCCGCTTTCGCCGAGAAGGTCGGCGCCACCCTCGACGCGCTTGAAATGGAAGGCGCGCTGCCGGCCGATACGCCGCGCGCGGCCGTTTCGGTGGAGCCGCCGCGCGATCCCTCGCATGGCGACCTCGCCACCAACGCCGCGATGGTGCTGGCCAAGCAGGCCCGCACCAACCCGCGCGCCTTGGCGGAAAAGATCGCCGCGCATCTCGAAAACGATCCGGATATCGTGGGCGTCGAGATCGCCGGGCCGGGCTTCATCAATCTCCGCCTTTCGGACGAGGCCTGGCGGCGCGAATTGCTGGCGATCGCAGACCTCGGCGAAGAATACGGGCGCTCCGCAATGGGTGGCGGCAAGCGGGTGAACGTCGAGTTCGTCTCCGCCAATCCGACCGGCCCGATGCATATGGGCCATTGCCGCGGCGCGGTGGTGGGCGATGCCCTGTCGCGCCTGCTCGAATTCGCCGGCTTCGAGGTGATCCGCGAATATTACGTCAACGATGCCGGCAGCCAGGTCGATACGCTCGCGCGCTCCGCGCATCTGCGGTATCGCGAAGCTCTGAGCGAGGATATCGGCGAGATTCCCGAGGGGCTCTACCCCGGCGACTATCTCAAATCGGTCGGCGCGACGCTCGCCGCCGAACATGGCGACCGCTTCGCCGCTGCGGACGAGGCGGAATGGTTGCCGCTGTTCCGCAGGCAGGCCGTCGCCGCGATGATGGACATGATCCGCGCCGATCTGGCGCTGCTCGGCATCCGCCACGATGTCTTCGCGAGCGAGGCCGAATTGCAGGCCGCCGGCAAGCCGACCGAGGCCGAGGAGTGGCTGCGCGCCAAAGGCTTGGTCTATGACGGCACGCTGGAAGCGCCCAAGGGCAAGGCTCCGCCCGAGGACTGGGAGCCGGTCGAACTGCCGCTGTTCCGTTCGACGGAATTCGGCGACGACCAGGATCGCCCGATCAGGAAATCGGACGGCAAGTGGACCTATTTCGGTGCCGATCTCGCCTATCACTTCCAGAAGGCAGAGAATGCCGATGCGCTGATCGACATCTGGGGCGCCGATCATGCCGGAACGGTCAAGCGGATCAAGGCTGCCGTCGCCGCGCTCACCAAGGGTGCCGGGCGCGACGTGCCGTTCGACGTCAAGCTGATCCAGATGGTCAAGCTGCTGCGCGACGGCGAGCCGGTGAAGATGTCCAAGCGCTCGGGCAATTTCATTACCATCGCCGACATGGTCGAGGAAGTTGGCAAGGACGTGGTGCGCTTCACCATGCTGACCCGCAAGCCCGACGCGCAGATGGAATTCGATTTTGCCAAGGTGGTCGAGGCCAGCCGCGAGAACCCGGTCTTCTACCTGCAATATGCCCATGCCCGCATCCGCTCGACCTTGCGCAAGGCGGGCGTCGCGCCGTCGGCCGACCATCTCGATCTGCTGGGCGCGGACGAACTCGCTCTCGTTCGGGAGGCGGCACAGTTTCCCCGCGTCGTCGAGAGCGCCGCGCAGGCGCGCGAGCCGCACCGCATCGCCTTCTTCCTCGGCGACATCGCCGCCGCCTTCCACAGCTTCTGGAATGCCGGGAACGACGATCCGGCCAAGCGGATCATCCAGTCCGAGAACGAGACACTGACGGCCGCCCGTCTTTTCCTGGCCGACCAGATCGGGCAGGTCATTCGCAACGGATTGTCGATTCTGGGGGTCGAGGCCGTCGAGGAGATGTGA
- a CDS encoding NAD(P)/FAD-dependent oxidoreductase, which translates to MKIHDFAVIGAGMAGASLAAELADSASVLLLEAEDAPGYHATGRSAAFWEECYGGPDIVPLTLASGPYLAEHDFLNRRGALYVARDEDISALDEFMNSFADTGVNIVHWGGESVKRRLPGVQLQWTAAAWEPACADIDVAALHAHYLRLGRSRGVRLQTRAGVVGLDRTDGVWHIQTADGQHHRATCIVNAAGAWADRVAVLAGAKPIGIAPLRRTVVQLRTDPAPPADMPLVLDVNGRFYFKPDAGRLWLSPQDEVPSEPGDAAPEELAVAEAIALLEEVVDWRIEAVERRWAGLRSFAPDRRPVYGFDPQAEGFAWFAGQGGFGIQTAPAAARLGSQLLLGNARDAMTAELDAALYAPSRFV; encoded by the coding sequence ATGAAAATCCACGATTTCGCAGTGATCGGAGCCGGCATGGCCGGGGCGAGCCTCGCCGCCGAACTGGCAGACAGCGCCAGCGTGCTTCTGCTCGAGGCCGAAGACGCACCGGGATATCATGCGACGGGTCGCTCGGCCGCGTTCTGGGAAGAATGCTATGGCGGGCCGGACATCGTTCCGCTCACGCTTGCATCCGGCCCCTACCTCGCCGAACACGATTTCCTGAACCGGCGCGGCGCACTCTACGTCGCGCGAGACGAGGACATATCCGCGCTCGACGAATTCATGAACAGTTTCGCCGATACCGGCGTCAATATCGTGCATTGGGGGGGCGAATCGGTGAAGCGGCGGCTTCCCGGCGTTCAATTGCAGTGGACCGCGGCCGCTTGGGAACCGGCCTGCGCCGATATCGACGTGGCCGCGCTCCACGCTCACTACCTGAGGCTTGGACGATCGCGGGGCGTGCGCTTGCAAACCCGCGCGGGGGTTGTCGGGCTCGATCGTACAGACGGTGTCTGGCACATCCAGACAGCGGACGGGCAGCATCATCGCGCCACCTGTATCGTGAACGCAGCCGGTGCGTGGGCCGACCGTGTCGCCGTTCTGGCAGGAGCGAAGCCGATCGGCATCGCGCCCCTGCGCCGGACCGTGGTGCAGTTGCGGACCGATCCGGCGCCGCCCGCCGACATGCCCCTCGTTCTCGATGTGAACGGACGGTTCTACTTCAAGCCGGATGCCGGCAGGCTGTGGCTCAGCCCGCAGGACGAGGTGCCGAGCGAGCCCGGTGATGCGGCGCCCGAGGAACTGGCCGTTGCCGAGGCGATCGCCTTGCTCGAAGAGGTCGTCGACTGGCGCATCGAGGCGGTCGAGCGCCGCTGGGCGGGGCTGCGCAGCTTCGCGCCGGATCGCAGGCCCGTCTACGGTTTCGACCCGCAAGCGGAAGGCTTTGCCTGGTTCGCAGGCCAGGGCGGCTTCGGCATCCAGACCGCACCCGCTGCCGCCCGGTTGGGGTCGCAATTGCTGCTCGGCAATGCGCGGGATGCGATGACGGCGGAGTTGGACGCCGCGCTTTATGCGCCGAGCCGGTTCGTCTGA
- a CDS encoding alpha/beta fold hydrolase — protein MAADGHRIRRIDWPGGAQAVRGSILFFPGRGDNYEKYLETLEEWHREGWRVTAADWRGQAGSGRLGADATTGHVDDFAIWVEDLAAFWRGWKAVTPGPHVLAGHSMGGHLVMRAVVEERVDPDALVLSAPMLGMAGPPLPLPVLSWIARLMTVIGAPTRPAWKWSEKPGEMPTDRQQLLTHDPDRYADEVWWRKERPELVMGPGSWKWVERAYASSRAIFARGGLEQVGVPVLIVATRRDRLVSHAAIEKACARLPECESVDFGSDAHHEILRETDAVRGRAMAAIADFLDRKAPAAR, from the coding sequence ATGGCGGCGGACGGGCACCGGATCCGGCGGATCGACTGGCCGGGCGGGGCGCAGGCCGTCCGTGGTTCAATCCTGTTCTTCCCGGGGCGTGGGGACAATTACGAGAAATACCTCGAAACGCTGGAGGAATGGCACCGCGAGGGCTGGCGGGTGACCGCGGCCGACTGGCGCGGGCAGGCGGGTTCGGGGCGGCTCGGCGCGGATGCGACCACGGGCCATGTCGACGACTTCGCGATATGGGTAGAGGATCTCGCCGCGTTCTGGCGCGGCTGGAAAGCCGTAACCCCCGGTCCGCATGTGCTGGCGGGACATTCCATGGGCGGGCACCTGGTCATGCGAGCGGTCGTCGAGGAGAGGGTCGATCCCGACGCGCTGGTGCTGTCCGCGCCAATGCTCGGCATGGCCGGGCCGCCGCTCCCGCTGCCGGTGCTGAGCTGGATCGCGCGCCTGATGACTGTGATCGGTGCGCCGACCCGGCCCGCCTGGAAATGGAGCGAGAAGCCGGGCGAAATGCCGACCGACCGCCAGCAATTGCTGACCCACGATCCTGATCGCTATGCGGATGAAGTGTGGTGGCGGAAGGAGCGGCCCGAGCTGGTGATGGGGCCGGGCAGCTGGAAATGGGTCGAGCGCGCTTACGCTTCCAGCCGGGCGATCTTCGCGAGAGGAGGACTGGAGCAGGTCGGAGTACCGGTGCTTATCGTCGCCACCCGCCGCGACCGTCTGGTGAGCCACGCCGCGATCGAGAAAGCCTGCGCGCGCTTGCCCGAATGCGAGTCGGTGGATTTCGGCAGCGACGCCCATCACGAAATCCTTCGCGAAACTGATGCGGTGCGTGGGCGGGCGATGGCGGCGATCGCGGATTTCCTCGATCGCAAGGCGCCAGCCGCGCGATGA
- the scpB gene encoding SMC-Scp complex subunit ScpB yields MTEMERAIEAALFAAEEPLSVEELARFLGDASHDDVRQGLEALSDHYATRGLRIVERGRRWHFETAPELAHFLRRERQQVRSLSRAATEVLAIVAYHEPVSRAELESIRGVQTSGGTLDVLMEAGWIRIAGRRDVPGRPTIYATTPEFLDHFGLASRRDLPGIAELRAAGLLDPVEEAFDALIGGDDGGDEMSGEGDERGGPHAS; encoded by the coding sequence ATGACCGAGATGGAGCGCGCGATCGAGGCGGCGCTGTTCGCCGCGGAAGAACCGCTGAGCGTGGAGGAACTGGCGCGCTTTCTCGGTGATGCGTCGCATGACGACGTCCGGCAGGGTTTGGAGGCCCTGTCCGATCACTACGCGACGCGCGGCCTGCGAATCGTCGAGCGAGGCCGGCGCTGGCATTTCGAGACCGCACCCGAACTCGCCCATTTCCTGCGCCGCGAACGCCAGCAGGTCCGCAGCCTCAGTCGCGCCGCGACCGAGGTTCTGGCGATCGTCGCCTATCACGAGCCGGTCAGCCGCGCGGAACTCGAATCGATTCGCGGAGTGCAGACATCCGGCGGCACGCTGGACGTTCTGATGGAAGCGGGCTGGATCCGCATCGCGGGGCGGCGGGACGTTCCCGGACGCCCGACGATCTACGCCACCACGCCCGAATTCCTCGATCATTTCGGTCTGGCGAGCCGCCGCGACCTTCCCGGCATCGCAGAGCTTCGCGCGGCAGGGCTGCTCGATCCGGTCGAGGAGGCGTTCGACGCGTTGATTGGCGGCGATGATGGTGGCGACGAGATGTCGGGCGAAGGCGACGAGCGCGGCGGTCCCCACGCTTCTTGA
- the thrB gene encoding homoserine kinase, whose protein sequence is MAVYTHLGSERLAELIASYDVGELVSAKGIAEGISNSNWLIETTGRDGTGARYVLTMYERRIDVTDLPFFLGLLDHLAAEGCAVPATIHDRDGAACREVEGKAVALIEFLPGVSPSEPSPAQAHSAGRALARVHLAGTRYPHTRQNPLTAENSAGILARFSESRLAGIDPDLPATAARASDIARQMLGGLPESIIHSDLFPDNVLMLGDEVSGLIDFYFAANGAMAYDLAVTHAAWAFDPRGETIDAAVGRALVAGYESVRPLSAEERAALPLLAQAGCLRFVASRTEDWFDTPGDALVRRKDPMEFARRLEFYRDAGQGAFA, encoded by the coding sequence GTGGCGGTCTACACCCATCTCGGCAGCGAGCGGCTGGCGGAGCTCATCGCCTCCTACGATGTCGGGGAACTCGTCTCGGCCAAGGGCATCGCGGAAGGCATTTCCAACAGCAACTGGCTGATCGAGACCACTGGCCGCGATGGCACGGGCGCGCGCTACGTGCTGACAATGTACGAACGCCGGATCGACGTCACGGACCTGCCCTTCTTCCTCGGCCTGCTCGACCATCTCGCGGCGGAAGGCTGCGCGGTGCCCGCGACGATTCATGATCGCGACGGCGCTGCCTGCCGGGAAGTCGAGGGCAAGGCGGTCGCGCTGATCGAGTTCCTTCCCGGCGTCTCGCCCTCGGAGCCAAGCCCGGCGCAGGCGCATTCGGCCGGGCGGGCGCTGGCGCGCGTCCACCTTGCCGGAACGCGCTATCCGCACACGCGGCAAAACCCGCTGACGGCGGAGAATTCGGCCGGCATCCTCGCGCGCTTTTCCGAGTCGCGCCTTGCCGGAATCGACCCGGACCTTCCGGCCACCGCCGCCCGCGCCTCCGACATCGCCCGCCAGATGCTCGGAGGCCTGCCCGAATCGATCATCCATTCGGACCTTTTCCCCGACAACGTCCTGATGCTGGGGGACGAGGTCAGCGGCCTCATCGACTTCTACTTCGCTGCCAACGGCGCCATGGCCTACGATCTGGCCGTCACCCATGCCGCCTGGGCATTCGATCCGCGCGGCGAGACGATCGATGCCGCCGTCGGGCGGGCGCTTGTCGCCGGTTACGAATCGGTCCGTCCGCTCTCCGCCGAGGAGCGCGCCGCCCTGCCCTTGCTCGCGCAGGCCGGGTGCCTCCGCTTCGTCGCCAGCCGCACCGAGGACTGGTTCGACACACCCGGCGATGCGCTGGTGCGTCGCAAGGATCCGATGGAATTCGCAAGGCGACTGGAATTCTACCGCGATGCGGGCCAAGGCGCCTTCGCATGA
- a CDS encoding A24 family peptidase, with the protein MLQEYAYYGLLGALTIALLFASFTDLKSRRIANWLNAAIALAAPAFWWASGLDLWPGVAQQFGIALATFAVCAALFAVRMMGGGDVKLLTALALWVPPAAFMKLIVVMALAGGVLTLLFGAWHITRRRRDRIAIPYGVAIAFGALWVIGTDELGRASALSVIG; encoded by the coding sequence ATGCTGCAGGAATATGCTTATTACGGACTGCTCGGAGCGCTGACAATCGCGCTGCTGTTCGCGAGCTTTACCGACTTGAAAAGCCGCCGCATCGCCAACTGGCTGAACGCTGCGATCGCTCTGGCCGCGCCCGCCTTCTGGTGGGCGAGCGGCCTCGATCTGTGGCCCGGCGTCGCTCAGCAATTCGGCATTGCCCTGGCGACCTTTGCCGTCTGCGCAGCGCTGTTCGCCGTACGCATGATGGGCGGCGGAGACGTCAAGCTGCTGACCGCGCTGGCGCTCTGGGTGCCGCCCGCCGCTTTCATGAAACTCATTGTCGTCATGGCGCTGGCCGGCGGAGTGCTCACTCTCCTCTTCGGCGCCTGGCACATCACCCGCCGCCGGCGCGACCGGATCGCCATTCCCTATGGTGTGGCGATCGCTTTCGGCGCCCTGTGGGTGATCGGAACCGACGAGCTGGGTCGCGCGAGCGCGCTTTCGGTGATCGGCTGA
- a CDS encoding segregation and condensation protein A, translated as MPFAGEEPEGEGQAGASTEDGALYLELDGWEGPLDLLLDLARRQKVDLRQISILALVDQYLDYIEHAEALKLELAADYLVMAAWLAYLKSSLLLPREEQEEPSAEELALRLQLRLQRLGAMREAAARLMARDRIGRDVFLRGAPEGLRIERKTLWKCDQYALIGAYGRVKARTAPAVHMVRERPVMTLDSALDRVSAMLGVTLDWMELREFLPAHAEPRLRRSALASSFVAALELARLGRAELRQDETFGALRLRRVRR; from the coding sequence CTGCCTTTCGCGGGGGAAGAACCTGAGGGCGAGGGGCAGGCGGGGGCAAGCACGGAAGACGGCGCGCTTTATCTCGAGCTCGACGGCTGGGAAGGACCGCTCGACCTGCTGCTCGATCTCGCGCGGCGGCAGAAGGTCGACCTGCGGCAGATCTCGATCCTCGCGCTGGTCGACCAGTATCTCGACTATATCGAGCACGCCGAGGCTTTGAAGCTGGAGCTGGCGGCGGATTATCTCGTGATGGCGGCCTGGCTCGCCTATCTTAAATCCTCGCTCCTGCTGCCGCGCGAGGAGCAGGAGGAGCCCAGCGCCGAGGAACTCGCCCTGCGCTTGCAATTGCGTTTGCAACGCCTCGGCGCGATGCGCGAGGCGGCTGCGCGGCTGATGGCGCGCGATCGCATCGGGCGCGACGTTTTCCTTCGCGGCGCACCCGAAGGGCTCCGCATCGAACGAAAGACGCTGTGGAAGTGCGACCAGTATGCGCTGATCGGAGCCTATGGCCGGGTCAAGGCGCGCACGGCCCCGGCGGTCCACATGGTCCGCGAACGGCCGGTGATGACGCTCGACAGCGCGCTCGATCGCGTTTCGGCGATGCTCGGGGTAACGCTCGACTGGATGGAATTGCGCGAGTTCCTGCCCGCTCATGCCGAGCCGCGCCTGCGCCGTTCGGCTCTGGCATCGAGCTTCGTCGCAGCGCTCGAACTGGCACGCCTCGGGCGGGCCGAACTGCGGCAGGACGAGACTTTCGGCGCGCTGCGCCTCCGCCGAGTGCGCCGATGA
- the tatB gene encoding Sec-independent protein translocase protein TatB — protein sequence MFDIGAMELLIIVVVAILVIGPKDMPKAMRTAGRWIGKMRRMSNHFRAGIDNMIREAELEDAENEWRERNARIMAQHPDAASRVREPENLLTGHEMEPLSGPPSQADPASAESAIARAAEARTSEEPELPLDPSTKPRENES from the coding sequence GTGTTCGATATCGGCGCCATGGAACTGCTCATCATTGTCGTGGTCGCGATCCTCGTCATCGGGCCAAAGGACATGCCCAAGGCCATGCGCACCGCGGGCCGCTGGATCGGCAAGATGCGGCGCATGTCCAATCACTTCCGCGCCGGCATCGACAACATGATCCGCGAAGCCGAACTGGAAGATGCGGAGAACGAATGGCGGGAGCGCAATGCGCGGATCATGGCGCAGCATCCGGATGCGGCGTCCCGGGTTCGCGAGCCAGAGAACCTGCTGACCGGCCACGAGATGGAACCGCTATCCGGCCCGCCATCGCAAGCCGATCCGGCCTCGGCTGAATCGGCAATCGCCCGTGCAGCCGAGGCCCGGACGAGTGAGGAGCCCGAGCTGCCGCTCGACCCTTCGACGAAACCGCGCGAGAACGAGAGCTGA
- the tatA gene encoding twin-arginine translocase TatA/TatE family subunit → MSLGPWQLIIIAIVILVLFGRGKISEMMGDFGKGISSFKKGMKEEEEANREPAPRLEGPAHEAKPASQATADPRPAEKSETRS, encoded by the coding sequence ATGTCGCTCGGCCCCTGGCAGCTCATCATCATCGCCATCGTCATCCTCGTCCTGTTCGGGCGCGGGAAGATATCGGAGATGATGGGCGATTTCGGCAAGGGCATCAGCAGCTTCAAGAAAGGCATGAAGGAAGAGGAAGAGGCCAATCGCGAGCCTGCGCCGCGCCTCGAAGGGCCGGCACACGAAGCGAAGCCGGCGTCTCAGGCCACCGCCGATCCGCGCCCGGCCGAGAAATCCGAAACCCGCTCCTGA
- the ispH gene encoding 4-hydroxy-3-methylbut-2-enyl diphosphate reductase, translating to MNAPFQSSGQSNGASLSGSRSGNTDRPALTLLIAAPRGFCAGVDRAIEIVERALEKYGAPVYVRHEIVHNRYVVEGLKAKGAVFVEELDEVPDDAPVVFSAHGVPKSVPAEAQRRKLLYVDATCPLVSKVHRQAERQIEKNQHIIFIGHAGHPEVIGTMGQVPEGSMTLVETIDDVAKLDFGPEDALSYLTQTTLSVDDTAEIVAALERRFPQILGPKAEDICYATSNRQAAVKQIAPASDLVLVIGAPNSSNSVRLVEVAERLGTDARLIQRASDIDPEWLVGVGTVGLTAGASAPEKLVREVVARLSEWREVEERTITAAEEKMVFKLPRQLTE from the coding sequence ATGAACGCCCCCTTTCAATCGTCGGGACAATCGAACGGCGCGTCGTTGTCCGGCAGCCGGTCCGGCAACACCGACCGCCCCGCTCTCACCCTGCTGATCGCAGCCCCGCGCGGTTTCTGCGCCGGAGTCGACCGGGCGATCGAGATTGTCGAGCGCGCGCTCGAGAAATACGGCGCGCCGGTCTATGTCCGGCACGAGATTGTCCATAATCGCTATGTGGTCGAAGGGCTGAAGGCCAAAGGCGCAGTCTTCGTCGAGGAACTGGACGAAGTGCCCGACGACGCGCCGGTGGTCTTCAGCGCTCACGGCGTCCCCAAATCGGTCCCGGCCGAGGCGCAGCGGCGCAAGCTCCTCTATGTCGATGCCACCTGCCCGCTGGTGAGCAAGGTGCACCGCCAGGCCGAACGCCAGATCGAGAAGAACCAGCACATCATCTTCATCGGCCATGCGGGTCATCCCGAAGTCATCGGCACGATGGGCCAGGTGCCGGAAGGCAGCATGACGCTGGTCGAGACCATCGACGATGTCGCGAAGCTCGATTTCGGACCGGAAGATGCGCTGTCCTACCTCACGCAGACCACGCTTTCAGTCGACGATACGGCCGAGATCGTGGCGGCGCTGGAACGCCGTTTCCCCCAGATCCTCGGGCCCAAGGCGGAAGACATCTGCTACGCTACCTCCAACCGCCAGGCGGCGGTCAAGCAGATCGCTCCGGCGAGCGATCTGGTGCTGGTGATCGGCGCGCCCAATTCCTCCAACTCGGTGCGGCTCGTCGAGGTGGCGGAGCGGCTGGGCACTGATGCGCGGCTGATCCAGCGGGCGAGCGATATCGATCCCGAGTGGCTGGTCGGCGTCGGAACGGTCGGACTGACCGCAGGCGCCTCGGCTCCGGAAAAGCTGGTGCGCGAAGTGGTCGCCAGACTTTCCGAATGGCGCGAGGTCGAGGAGCGGACGATCACCGCCGCCGAGGAGAAGATGGTCTTCAAACTGCCGCGCCAGCTTACCGAGTGA